The DNA window TTTCCATCATGCCGCCCGCGTGAACCGCCATCGCCCGGCCTTTGTCTTCGGTGTAGATATAGCGTGACACAAACCGATGGACGTTGCTGTCAAAGTTGACGCCGACCAGTTCACCCGCCTGATTGACCACCGGACTGCCGGAGTTGCCGCCAATCGTGTCCGCCGTGTAGACGAAATCAACCGGCGTGTCCATGTTGATTCGACTGCGGCTGGCTTTGATTCGGGTCGCAATGTTAAACGGCGGTTTGGCGTCAAAGCTGGCTTCCCGATCAAACAGGCCGCCAAAGGTCGTTTTGTAGGGCAACATCGTCGTGTTGAATTCATACCCTTTGACCACGCCATAGCTCAAACGCATATTGAAATTGGCATCCGGCGCCAGCGTCCGGCCATAGGCGGCAAACCGGGCGCGGGCGACCTTTTCACCGGCTGCATTGCGGACGCTGTCAATGTTCTGTTTATTCCACTGATCGAGTTCGCGGACAATCGGGTCTACGCGACGAGCCGCCTGAAGAAGCGGGTCGTTTGAGCGTTCGAGGGCCGATAAACCACCATCAAGGATGGACTTGCGGAAATTGACATCCGCCAGTCGCGTGCCCTGAATCATATCACTCGCCGCTTCGCGAGGCCGTTTATTGCCCAACACCGCCTGGACAAACGGGTCATTTTCGCCCAGTTCGTCACGTAGTTCCTGGAGCCGCGTCAGCAGCAACACTTCTTCCAGATCGGCATACACCGGTGCTGGGGAAAGCAGTTGAAACCGTAATGATTCCAGGTTGGATTCGCGGTAGGCTTCGAGTCGTTCGGCATTTGGTTTTTGGACTTCGGTCACATACTGCACAATTTGCAGGGCTTTCGCAGCCAGTGGCGCATTCGAAAAGCTCGAAAGCATCACACGTTTGCCCATCGTCGGATAGAGCTTTTTGTAGGCGTCCGCCATTTGATCCCAGGCATCGCCAAATTTGCGCTGAAGTTCGGGACTGGCGGCCACTTTTTGCCGGAGTTCCTTTTCCTCATCAACTTTCTGGCGCATCAGCTTGTCTGATTCGAGCCCTTCCTGCTGACCATTGAGCCGTTTGAGCGAGTTATTGATCGAATGCAGTGCATCATCGGCCCGGCGTGCATTTTCAGCACTTTTTTCAGAAAATTCCTCCAGTGCTTTCCGCCGTCGGCGCAGCCCCTTGAGCATGACCAGGTTTTCAATATCGCGCTGGTATTCAAGCTGCGAAACGGTGCGCAACCGGTCAGTTTTCCCAGGGTTGCCAATCACAAAGATCAATTCGTTTTCTTTGGCGCCACGGCTGTTCCATTTCAGGTAATGCTCGATTCGGGCCGGGCGGTCATTTTCATAAACCCGGAAAAAAGCAAAATCGAGGCCGAAGCGCGGAAAACTGAAATTGTCATAATCGCCGCCAAATTCCGCCGCCTGCGCTTCGGGAGCAAACACCAGCCGCACGTCGGTGTATTTCTTAAATTGATACAGCCAGTATTCACCGCCCTCATACATGGTCACGACGGTTGATTTGAGCCCGGTGCGTTCGGTGGACTCTTTTTCAATATCAGCCATTTCGGCTTTGCGCATCCGTTCAGCGGCCCGGTCGTCACCAGCATTGCGACCTGCCCGCTGCACCCGGTCGGTGACTTCTTCATAGGCATACATCACGTTGATTTCCAGGTCGGGGCAGCGGAGTTCTTCACCACGCGAGCGGGCGTAAAAGCCGTTTTTCATCAGGTCGCGTTGCGGCGTTGAAAGCTGGGCAATTGCCGAACTGGCAACGTGGTGATTGGTCAACACCAGCCCATCCGCCGAAACAAATGAACCAGAGCCACCATTGTTGAGTCGGCAGGCCGACAATCGGACGTGATCAAGCCAGGCGCGATTCATTTCAAAGCCAAATTTGTCTTTGACCTGTTTAATCGGCGGATTGTCGAAGGTCCACATGCCTTCATCGGCAAAAATTGGAAGACAGCTTGAGTAAGCAAAGAAGAAAGCGAACAGCAAAAGAAAAGATTTTCGAAGCATATTGAAAAGTGAGTAGCGAGTAGCGAGTAGCGAAGTAGTGAAAGGCAAGCAAGTGGTTAGTGGTCAGTGATGCGAGTTAAGAGTTAAAAAAATGAGCGGATTTGAGCCCAGGAACTGGGCGGCAGGCATGTAGCCCAGGGTGCAACCCTGGGACCAACGTCCCATTTCCCTCCCGCCCCGCCGGCAAATCGCCATAGGCGATTTGCCGGCGGGGCGGGAGAAGGAGGGGGAGGGCCGCGTACCCAGGGTTTCGAAGACTCCACCCTGGGCTACAAGCCGACACCCGCTTCGCAGGTTAAAACTGAAATCTTCAGCCCCGGTTCTAAAGGACATTCCCAAAATCCACCAGCAGCGAATGGGGAATGAGCGTCATCGGTTCAGTTTCATGCTCATGCACCAGACAGTAATGGGCCGCCAGCTTTTCCAGCAGTGGTGTGGCGGCGGCCTGTGCTTCTTCAGCCGTGGGTGGTGCGGGTGTATCTTCATCCTCGGATGCTGGCGGCGGCGGTTGGAGCGATTTCTGGTAATTTGAGAGCAACGCCCCGGCCTCTTCGAGTGGAAACGGCAAACGGTTGAGCACTTCACGCAGCAAATAGAGCAGGGTTTGTTCGCCGGGAGAAAGCGGCAGCGCATCAAAATTGATTCGAAGATAGGATTGCAATCCATACGCCAGTTGTGACAGCAGATTGATGGTCACCGGCTGGCCCTCGGTTCGCTGGACAATCAGGCTGGCTTCGGTCGGAGTCAGGCGATAGCGGGCAATCGTGTCGAAATAACCGGCCACATCATCGCTGTCAAAGCGCAAATCAGACGGATTGAGTTCCATCACTTTAGATCGAATCCGGGCAGCCCGTTTGAACGGCGGGGCTTTTTGCGAGGCGACGACGATCTGGTTGAGCGGGGGTAATTCACTGACAATTTGCTCGATCAGCGCATTGACGCTGTCTGAACCAATCACCGTTTCATAGTTGTCCAAAATCAGGGTATCAATCGAAAGTTCTTTTAAGGCACTGACAATGAGTCGAGCTGCCTGACTGGTGCTTGAAACGGTTGTCTGGCCGGCGCCCATCTGGACATTATAGAGTGAGCTGCAAAGGCTCTGAACACAATGGTTTAAATCGCGATCTCTGGCGTCAAGCGTCAGCCAGCGGACGTTGGCGCCGACACGATGGGCCATTGAGGCCAGTAACGTGGTTTTTCCGTACCCTCGCGGAGCTTCAATCAATACCAGCGGCACATCAAAATGGCTGCTCAACAGGTTGCTCAGATATGCCCGATGAAATGCGCGTGGGTGGGGGCGCGCCGGAGCGCATTTAGCACGGTTAAAAGATTCAGACACAACCGCTCCCTTATTGAAATTGAATGAGAATTTGAGTGAATTGGACTGAGAAAAGCGTGGGCGGAAAATGAATTGCCCCGTATTATGCACACTTCGTTGCTGGACTTCAAAGTCGCAGAGCTGAATAAATCTGTGACAGGCTGACCTTTTTGTTTAGACCTCAAGCTTCAGCTTGTAAAAACAATCCTTTGAAAGGCAAGCTAAAACCTCCATTGCGGAAAGGTCGGTTTTCGCCCGGATGGGCGCCGGAGAGTAGCCGGAGGGCAGCCGGCTTTGCGGCGCACCCTCCGGTCATCGGTCAGCCTCCGATTCGCGCCCGGATGGGCGCTGGAAAAAGAGGGCACCGTTTGAAAAGAGAAAAGAAGTGGTGCCACTTTGGTCCAGCGCCCATCCGGGCGCGAACTTTTGGGCACGCCGGTGTCCGGTGGTAGCGCTCAAAGCAGCGCGACCACCGGCTACTGTCCATCGCCCGTCCGGGCGGGAGCTGTCAAGCCCAGCTAACTTTTCCGCAACGGAGAAGCTACAGCTTGAACTCTGTACTTGTGAAGGAATCACCGCCATGTTTCGAAACTTTTTCAATTGCGCTTGCGCATCAATCCTGTTTTTGGCTTTTGGAATGCCGATTGGGGCGGCTCTGACACGTTTGCCAGTCGTTGCCGCGAGCCAAAACACCGTCGCCGATCTCTCGAAACCAATCGAGCGTGACCTCAAAGGCGGTGAAACCCACACCTATCAGATCGCAACTGCTGCTGGTGAATATCTGCATCTGGTCGTCGAGCAAAAAGGAATAGACGTCGTGGTGGCGATTTTTTCAGCCAGTGGTGAAAAAATCACTGAGGTGGACAGCCCAAATGGTACGCAGGGACCGGAACCGGTTGAGTTTGTAACCGCAATTGCCAGCTCAATCCGGCTTGAAGTGCGTTCACTTGAGGCCGGTGCCTCTGCCGGGCGCTATGAACTCAAACTGATCGAACGCCGGACGGCCAATCCAAAAGATAAAGACCGGATTGCTGCCCGCGCCGCACTCAACGAAGGCGAAATGCTGCGTGCCCAGGTCACGCGTCAGACCATTCAACAAGCGATTGGAAAATACCAGGCGGCGCTCAAGCTGTTTCAATCGGTTGGGGATGTTCAAGGGCAGGCGACCTGTTTGAATGCGATTGGATTTAGTTTCTACTCGATAGGAGAACCACAAAAAGCGATTGGTTTTTATGAACAGACCCTACCTCTCGTGGCAACGCTCAAGGATCGAAGTGGTGAAGGCTATACACTGTATAATCTGGGGTTAGCCTATTCATCAATGGGAGAGAAGCTAACCGCCATCCGTTACTATCTGCAGGCGTTGCCGCATTTCGAAGCCACCCAGGATTTGTATGGAAAAGGCTCTGTCCTCAACGGTATTGGCGCCGCCTATGCCGTCACCGGCGATTTGCAAAAGGCGGTTGAGTACTATCAGAAAGCCTTGCCCTTACGCGAAAAAGTCGGGGATCAAAACGGATTGGCGGTGACGGTGAGCAATCTGGGGCAGGTGTATGATTCGCTGGGGAGAAAGCAGCAGGCCCTGGAACAGTATGCCCGGGCGCTTGAAATCCTTGAGAAAACCGGAAATCGCCCCAAACAGACCATTGCCTTGATCAATATTGGATCGGTGTATTTTTCGCTCGGTGAATCAAAATCAGCACTGCAGTTTTATGAGAAAGCACTGGCCCTCGCGGAAATCACCGGAGATCGTGAAACCCAGGCCAGTATCTTGAACAATATCGGCACTGTCTGGTTTCAGCTCGGAGACCCCTCCGCTGCCTTTCCATTTTTCACCCGTTCGTTGCCTCTGTGGGAAGCCATTGGCAACCAGTTCGGAAAGGCCACGACGCTCAATAATATTGGACTCATTCAGGCAGAGTTAGGCGATTTGGCCAAAGCGAAAGAATGCTATGATCAGGCGTTGCAGATTCGCAAAAAGCTCACTGATCGAATGGGTCAGGCGCAAACCCTGAACAACCTTGGCCTGCTGGCGGCGCAAGCCAAAGACCATCCGCGGGCGATTGAGTTATTGACCCAAAGCCTGGAACTGGACACCCAGGTTGGCAACCGGTGGGGGCAATCGCAAACGCTCTTTAATCTGACCAAATCGCTGGTTGCCGTCGGGAAACTCACTGAAGCCAGAGCCAAAATCGAAGAATCCCTCAAACTGATTGAATTTATTCGCTCCAATGCCGGGGCCCAGGCGTCACGGTCGTCATTTTCAGCCACGGTTCACGACCACTTCGAACTCTATATTGACGTGCTGATGTTACAGCATCAGGCCAATCCGAAAGCTGGACATGAGCTTGAAGCCCTGAACGTCAGCGAGCAGGCCCGGGCGCGAACGTTGATCGAAACCTTGCTTGAGGCTGGGGCCGATATTCGCCAGGGGATTGACCCAAAATTGCTGGAACGCGAGCAAACGCTGGAGCACCGGCTGAGTGAAAAGCTCCAGCGGTTGACGCTGTTGCTCAACAGTCCGCATTCACAAGACCAGGAAGAAGCCGCCAAAACCGAAATTGACCTCCTGACCAAAGACCTGTCTTTGGTGCAGGCTGAAATTCGTGAAAAAAGCCCGGCCTACGCAGCGCTGACACAACCACAAGCGCTGACAGTTGAGGACATCCAGCAAAAAGTGCTCGACCCAAAAACCGTGCTGCTTGAATATTTTCTGGGTGAGACCCATAGCTACGTGTGGGCTGTGACGCCGACGACTGCGAAGGTCTTTGTGTTGCCACCACGCCAGGAAATCGAGCTGGCCGCCCGTCAGGTTCGTGAGTTGCTCATCAGCCGCAATGTCCGGGAACGACATATTGGATTAAAAAACCGCGCGGCATTCATTGCCGATGCCGA is part of the Acidobacteriota bacterium genome and encodes:
- a CDS encoding S46 family peptidase, which produces MLRKSFLLLFAFFFAYSSCLPIFADEGMWTFDNPPIKQVKDKFGFEMNRAWLDHVRLSACRLNNGGSGSFVSADGLVLTNHHVASSAIAQLSTPQRDLMKNGFYARSRGEELRCPDLEINVMYAYEEVTDRVQRAGRNAGDDRAAERMRKAEMADIEKESTERTGLKSTVVTMYEGGEYWLYQFKKYTDVRLVFAPEAQAAEFGGDYDNFSFPRFGLDFAFFRVYENDRPARIEHYLKWNSRGAKENELIFVIGNPGKTDRLRTVSQLEYQRDIENLVMLKGLRRRRKALEEFSEKSAENARRADDALHSINNSLKRLNGQQEGLESDKLMRQKVDEEKELRQKVAASPELQRKFGDAWDQMADAYKKLYPTMGKRVMLSSFSNAPLAAKALQIVQYVTEVQKPNAERLEAYRESNLESLRFQLLSPAPVYADLEEVLLLTRLQELRDELGENDPFVQAVLGNKRPREAASDMIQGTRLADVNFRKSILDGGLSALERSNDPLLQAARRVDPIVRELDQWNKQNIDSVRNAAGEKVARARFAAYGRTLAPDANFNMRLSYGVVKGYEFNTTMLPYKTTFGGLFDREASFDAKPPFNIATRIKASRSRINMDTPVDFVYTADTIGGNSGSPVVNQAGELVGVNFDSNVHRFVSRYIYTEDKGRAMAVHAGGMMETIRNVYDAKGLADELERGSSGSGGGGGSVPAPTPGPGMALSPDQVSVDLMNLANRIRGSVERAERNNPDEPPFMNGNPEYLRFRFDNDRLESYVTYHERQLVIYPIDAYRAVFKGKERAEFDKQMTALKQLLIRQPVSPVEEITVFPPAEAAQVFHAQVKYLSFDGGKGVRFISRYAQDVTPTTNDSIFYTFQGLSSDGKYYIALFYPIDARDLPETDIVKRTVRFLNRLQPADFDPDLTRLDDMVKSLRVGK
- a CDS encoding tetratricopeptide repeat protein codes for the protein MFRNFFNCACASILFLAFGMPIGAALTRLPVVAASQNTVADLSKPIERDLKGGETHTYQIATAAGEYLHLVVEQKGIDVVVAIFSASGEKITEVDSPNGTQGPEPVEFVTAIASSIRLEVRSLEAGASAGRYELKLIERRTANPKDKDRIAARAALNEGEMLRAQVTRQTIQQAIGKYQAALKLFQSVGDVQGQATCLNAIGFSFYSIGEPQKAIGFYEQTLPLVATLKDRSGEGYTLYNLGLAYSSMGEKLTAIRYYLQALPHFEATQDLYGKGSVLNGIGAAYAVTGDLQKAVEYYQKALPLREKVGDQNGLAVTVSNLGQVYDSLGRKQQALEQYARALEILEKTGNRPKQTIALINIGSVYFSLGESKSALQFYEKALALAEITGDRETQASILNNIGTVWFQLGDPSAAFPFFTRSLPLWEAIGNQFGKATTLNNIGLIQAELGDLAKAKECYDQALQIRKKLTDRMGQAQTLNNLGLLAAQAKDHPRAIELLTQSLELDTQVGNRWGQSQTLFNLTKSLVAVGKLTEARAKIEESLKLIEFIRSNAGAQASRSSFSATVHDHFELYIDVLMLQHQANPKAGHELEALNVSEQARARTLIETLLEAGADIRQGIDPKLLEREQTLEHRLSEKLQRLTLLLNSPHSQDQEEAAKTEIDLLTKDLSLVQAEIREKSPAYAALTQPQALTVEDIQQKVLDPKTVLLEYFLGETHSYVWAVTPTTAKVFVLPPRQEIELAARQVRELLISRNVRERHIGLKNRAAFIADADAVLPQAAAKLSALILGPVAGELGKKRLLIVADGALQYIPFAMLPKAGSGAGKGKSAKANPTTVFLIEDHEIVTLPSATTLAVLRTQTAGRKLAAKTLAILADPVFGGTDDERMEPVRGKLEARKADSLNGLKQEQIALRLLERTEDTSPVETRSWLRIPRLPFTRAEADQLAALVPKAANVMKATDFAASVETVNNGELTNFQYVHFATHGLLDTERPELSSLVLSLVNEQGQLEDGFLRSIDLYNLSLDAELVTLSACETGLGKDIRGEGLVGMTQGFFYAGAKRVTVSLWSVSDKATADLMTRFYTKMLRAKLTPAAALRAAQLELLRGKQWSAPYFWAPFVIQGEMN